In the genome of Hymenobacter cellulosivorans, one region contains:
- a CDS encoding sigma 54-interacting transcriptional regulator codes for MNPAFPEPTAVATALLVGNELLVANDLRHILLQAGYEVLDLAESGAQARALVTQAAPTIVVLDIVLKGEETGIELGHWLSEQHIPFVYLSANQHDSVLKAAKETGAFGFLEQPLCEREVLTTLEIARYRHAQGEEARLRQLQMAVNNALVTLLDRDQLCQAMATELDKVVPFSMLSLRLALLDEAVFYWVTMQKNAAGTFERVAVPMPTRREAIERFQQILAQDSITEMPVEQGIFTGDSLDQLCEYSIPARSSRDNFGMQSLVQFPVKLKQRSSYSTIELACKEPHGFTPKDYKAVELIIPPIALALDNLLASEEIEARRRIKATELAIVNAFCNGRDLHEIAPAVAAAIHPLLPLDYLTLYQVGEVLGMTEDDPGVYRQGEDFRPLRAAEVVDLSDEQTREQWQQALAALKVRMQQPTLNVGEAGRMARASNLVPQRYSEHLGGLQSSMYVPITIQGQPQAALVVSSKVAYAYTEKDLRLLQDLSRTLSLALENLLAYERIKNLSQRLEQEKSYLVEEINTSYNFEEIVGTSSVMQALFRNIALVAPTDFTVLITGETGTGKELIARAVHNMSKRASRTMIKINCAVLPPQLIESELFGHEKGSFTGATDQRLGKFELAHGSTIFLDEIGELPLELQAKLLRVLQEKEIERIGGKRTIMVDVRIIAATNRDLQQEVAAGRFRADLYYRLKVFPLLVLPLRERPEDIMPLALHFLPRIGKKLGKPLTGIAAASVQQLQHYAWPGNIRELEHVLERAAILSYSPTLALAETLEPTTATSIVPAAPEAVRPIQDTMRVAILAALAQAGNRVRGSGGAAELLALKPTTLEARMKKLGISVARE; via the coding sequence ATGAATCCTGCTTTTCCCGAACCCACGGCGGTGGCCACCGCCCTCCTTGTGGGCAATGAGTTGTTGGTTGCCAACGACTTGCGCCATATCCTACTTCAAGCGGGTTACGAAGTGCTGGACCTGGCTGAATCCGGGGCGCAAGCACGGGCGCTGGTAACGCAAGCGGCCCCCACCATTGTGGTGCTCGATATTGTACTGAAGGGCGAGGAAACCGGCATCGAGCTAGGCCACTGGCTGAGCGAGCAGCACATTCCATTCGTGTACCTCTCGGCCAACCAGCACGACAGCGTATTGAAGGCCGCCAAAGAGACAGGAGCATTTGGTTTCCTGGAACAGCCGCTCTGTGAGCGGGAGGTGTTGACTACTCTCGAAATTGCCCGTTACCGCCACGCGCAGGGGGAAGAGGCTCGGCTGCGGCAGCTACAGATGGCCGTCAATAATGCTCTAGTGACGCTGCTCGACCGCGACCAACTGTGCCAAGCCATGGCTACCGAGCTCGATAAAGTGGTTCCATTCAGCATGCTGAGTTTGCGGCTGGCGCTGCTTGATGAAGCGGTATTCTACTGGGTGACTATGCAAAAGAACGCCGCGGGTACTTTTGAACGGGTGGCCGTGCCGATGCCGACCCGCCGCGAGGCTATTGAGCGTTTTCAGCAGATCCTTGCGCAAGATTCCATAACAGAGATGCCAGTAGAACAGGGCATCTTCACGGGGGACTCTCTCGACCAGCTCTGCGAGTACTCCATCCCGGCGCGGAGCAGCCGCGATAATTTTGGCATGCAGTCACTGGTCCAGTTTCCGGTTAAGCTAAAGCAGCGGAGCTCGTATTCCACCATCGAATTAGCGTGTAAGGAACCGCACGGGTTTACGCCGAAAGATTACAAAGCCGTCGAGCTGATTATTCCGCCCATTGCCCTAGCCCTGGACAACTTGCTGGCCAGCGAGGAAATCGAGGCCCGCCGCCGCATCAAAGCAACGGAGCTGGCGATAGTCAACGCGTTTTGCAATGGGCGCGACCTGCATGAGATTGCGCCGGCGGTGGCGGCGGCTATTCATCCCCTGCTGCCACTCGACTATCTTACGCTGTACCAAGTGGGCGAGGTACTGGGCATGACGGAGGACGACCCGGGCGTGTACCGCCAGGGTGAGGACTTTCGGCCCCTGCGAGCGGCGGAGGTAGTAGATTTATCCGACGAGCAGACCCGAGAGCAGTGGCAGCAAGCTCTCGCGGCCTTGAAGGTTCGCATGCAGCAGCCCACCCTGAACGTGGGCGAAGCGGGCCGAATGGCGCGGGCCAGTAACCTCGTGCCTCAGCGCTACAGCGAGCATCTAGGGGGCTTGCAATCGTCGATGTACGTGCCGATTACTATTCAGGGCCAGCCGCAGGCGGCGCTGGTGGTGTCCAGCAAAGTGGCCTACGCCTACACGGAAAAAGATTTACGCTTACTGCAAGACCTGAGCCGCACCCTGAGCCTAGCGCTGGAAAATTTGCTGGCCTACGAGCGCATCAAAAACCTGAGCCAGCGGCTGGAACAGGAAAAAAGTTACCTCGTCGAAGAAATTAACACCAGCTACAACTTCGAGGAAATCGTTGGCACCAGTTCGGTCATGCAGGCGCTGTTCCGGAACATTGCGCTGGTAGCTCCTACCGACTTTACGGTGCTCATAACCGGGGAAACTGGCACTGGTAAAGAGCTTATTGCCCGCGCCGTGCACAATATGTCGAAACGGGCAAGTCGCACAATGATAAAGATAAATTGTGCCGTGCTGCCGCCTCAGCTTATTGAGAGCGAACTTTTTGGGCACGAGAAGGGCAGCTTCACGGGTGCCACTGACCAGCGCTTGGGCAAGTTTGAGTTAGCCCACGGCAGCACCATTTTTCTGGATGAAATCGGCGAGCTACCGCTCGAGTTGCAAGCCAAGTTGCTGCGCGTGCTGCAGGAAAAGGAAATCGAACGCATCGGCGGCAAGCGCACCATTATGGTTGATGTACGCATTATTGCGGCCACCAACCGCGACTTACAACAGGAGGTGGCCGCGGGCCGCTTCCGCGCCGATTTGTACTACCGGCTCAAGGTGTTCCCGCTGTTGGTGCTGCCGCTGCGCGAGCGGCCCGAAGATATTATGCCCCTCGCCCTGCACTTTCTACCGCGCATCGGCAAGAAGCTCGGCAAGCCGCTTACAGGCATCGCGGCTGCCTCGGTACAGCAGCTACAGCACTACGCCTGGCCAGGTAATATCCGCGAGTTGGAGCACGTGCTGGAGCGGGCAGCTATTCTCTCGTATTCGCCTACTCTAGCTTTGGCCGAAACCCTGGAGCCAACCACTGCTACTAGTATCGTGCCGGCCGCCCCCGAGGCAGTGCGGCCCATACAGGATACCATGCGGGTGGCCATACTAGCAGCGCTGGCGCAGGCAGGTAATCGGGTGCGCGGCAGCGGCGGCGCAGCAGAGCTTCTTGCCCTTAAACCAACTACACTGGAAGCGCGAATGAAGAAGCTAGGGATTAGTGTAGCGCGAGAATGA
- a CDS encoding SDR family NAD(P)-dependent oxidoreductase has translation MDAKLHIYFPNFFISQDMSTSQKVVIVTGASQGIGAEIVKAFRTLDYRVIATSRTIKPSDDPNIVTVAGDIGNPATAQRILSEALTRFGRVDTLVNNAGIFIGKPFTENTLEDYSAIMNVNMAGFYHITQLVLTEMVKQGSGHIVTVTGSVDNGVSGSYRAMAALTKGGLNAATRVLAIEYAEQGIRLNAVAPGVIKTPMHAEEHHEMLRRFHPLRRIGEASEVASAIVFLETAEFITGEVLHVDGGQSAGL, from the coding sequence TTGGATGCCAAGCTGCATATCTACTTCCCCAATTTCTTCATTTCACAAGACATGAGTACATCGCAAAAGGTGGTCATCGTTACGGGCGCGTCACAAGGCATAGGTGCCGAAATCGTCAAAGCCTTTCGTACGCTTGATTACCGTGTTATCGCGACTTCGCGCACAATCAAGCCCTCCGATGATCCAAACATCGTGACTGTTGCCGGCGACATTGGCAATCCGGCCACCGCACAACGCATCTTGTCCGAAGCTCTCACCCGCTTCGGCCGGGTCGATACGCTGGTCAACAATGCGGGCATTTTCATCGGCAAGCCGTTTACCGAGAATACCCTGGAAGACTACAGCGCCATCATGAACGTGAACATGGCGGGCTTCTACCACATCACCCAACTGGTCCTGACCGAAATGGTAAAGCAGGGAAGCGGCCACATTGTGACCGTCACCGGCAGTGTCGACAATGGCGTCAGCGGCTCGTACCGGGCCATGGCGGCGCTGACCAAGGGCGGCCTGAACGCCGCTACCCGAGTACTGGCTATTGAATACGCCGAACAAGGCATCCGCTTGAACGCCGTGGCGCCAGGCGTCATCAAGACGCCTATGCATGCCGAGGAACATCACGAAATGCTGCGCCGCTTCCACCCGTTGCGTCGCATAGGCGAAGCAAGTGAAGTTGCCAGCGCCATTGTCTTCCTGGAAACAGCTGAATTCATCACCGGAGAAGTCCTGCACGTCGACGGCGGCCAGAGCGCCGGTCTGTAG
- a CDS encoding nuclear transport factor 2 family protein yields MNTTHVDAYFEALSNKDNQGIIPHLSERIVLLGPIFPEPTEGKEAVVQVLSGFLATIDTLEVNLRFASNQDVAVFFTFACNGITVQGNEHLHLDENGLIDHIEVAWRPLPSAVLIQEIFAAKMGFQAMRLVPAETVA; encoded by the coding sequence ATGAACACAACGCATGTAGATGCCTACTTCGAGGCTCTGAGCAACAAGGATAACCAAGGCATTATTCCGCATCTCTCCGAGCGTATTGTCCTGCTCGGCCCCATCTTTCCGGAGCCCACGGAAGGCAAAGAGGCCGTGGTACAGGTCCTTTCCGGTTTTCTGGCCACGATTGACACCCTCGAGGTTAACCTGCGGTTTGCTTCTAACCAGGACGTAGCCGTATTCTTCACCTTTGCCTGTAATGGAATCACGGTTCAGGGCAACGAGCATCTTCACCTGGATGAGAACGGTTTGATTGACCACATTGAGGTGGCGTGGCGGCCCCTTCCTTCCGCAGTGCTCATCCAAGAAATATTCGCCGCTAAAATGGGCTTTCAGGCCATGCGTCTCGTTCCGGCAGAAACCGTTGCGTAA
- a CDS encoding alpha/beta fold hydrolase — MKILSCAVLGAFSSLLMASTPSSSTPSFMSEPTTAPAAGIKNIVLVHGTWADGSSWAKVIPLLTAKGYHVTAVQNPLTSLADDVAATKRAIALQDGPVLLVGHSWGGVVITEAGTDPQVAGLVYVAAAAPEAGQSFLEMAQTGPAAPGNDQIQPDKFGYVHLSPKGIMEDFAQDLSKTEQQVLLATQGPQPFAALQEKVTVPAWKTKPSWYIVAANDRIINPDLERTLAKKINATTTTLPTSHVAMLAQPEKVAAVIIEAASKVVAKK; from the coding sequence ATGAAAATTCTTTCCTGCGCCGTGCTCGGCGCCTTCTCCAGCCTGCTGATGGCCAGCACGCCTTCTTCCAGTACCCCTTCTTTCATGAGCGAACCTACTACGGCCCCCGCTGCGGGCATCAAAAACATTGTATTGGTACACGGTACCTGGGCCGACGGCTCTAGCTGGGCCAAGGTCATTCCGCTGCTGACGGCCAAGGGCTACCACGTCACGGCCGTGCAAAATCCACTCACGTCGCTGGCCGACGATGTAGCCGCCACCAAGCGTGCCATTGCCCTGCAAGACGGACCAGTATTGCTGGTCGGCCATTCCTGGGGTGGTGTGGTCATCACCGAAGCCGGTACTGACCCTCAGGTGGCCGGCCTGGTGTACGTAGCCGCCGCCGCACCCGAAGCCGGTCAGTCGTTTCTGGAGATGGCGCAAACCGGGCCTGCTGCGCCCGGCAACGACCAAATCCAGCCCGATAAATTCGGCTACGTGCACCTGTCGCCCAAAGGCATCATGGAAGACTTTGCTCAGGACCTCTCCAAGACCGAGCAGCAGGTGCTCCTTGCCACGCAAGGCCCCCAGCCGTTTGCGGCGCTTCAGGAAAAAGTTACCGTGCCGGCCTGGAAAACCAAGCCCAGCTGGTACATCGTGGCGGCCAATGACCGGATCATTAATCCCGACCTGGAGCGCACGCTGGCCAAGAAAATAAATGCCACCACAACCACGCTGCCCACAAGCCACGTGGCCATGCTGGCCCAGCCCGAGAAGGTGGCTGCCGTAATTATCGAAGCTGCCAGCAAGGTAGTAGCCAAGAAGTAA
- a CDS encoding Dps family protein, with protein sequence MTSTVNPQPDLQTTAPELDTAGRAQVADGLRRLTADFFALYVKTKNYHWHMRGRHFRDYHLLLEEQGQQLFAAIDPLAERGRKLGFATLRSIGEIAQLQRVADDNATQVSPADMLRHLANDNRCLAQAMRELHERCDEIQDVATASILENYIDEAEGRTWFLAETASSEDTTGAASAL encoded by the coding sequence ATGACATCCACTGTTAATCCACAACCTGACCTACAAACGACTGCGCCCGAACTGGACACAGCTGGCCGCGCCCAAGTGGCTGATGGCCTGCGTCGTCTGACCGCCGATTTTTTCGCGCTGTACGTCAAGACTAAGAACTACCACTGGCACATGCGGGGCCGTCATTTTCGCGACTACCACCTGCTGCTGGAGGAGCAGGGCCAGCAGCTCTTTGCCGCCATCGACCCCTTGGCCGAACGGGGCCGCAAGCTGGGCTTTGCTACCCTGCGCTCCATTGGGGAAATTGCTCAACTACAGCGCGTGGCTGATGATAATGCCACGCAGGTGAGCCCGGCCGACATGCTGCGCCACCTGGCCAACGATAACCGCTGCCTGGCCCAGGCGATGCGCGAATTGCACGAGCGCTGCGACGAAATCCAGGATGTGGCCACGGCCAGCATTCTGGAAAACTATATCGACGAGGCCGAAGGCCGAACCTGGTTTCTCGCCGAAACCGCCTCTTCGGAAGACACGACAGGAGCCGCCTCAGCTCTCTAA
- a CDS encoding MOSC domain-containing protein, with translation MNVVSVNVGQPRAVQWKGRTIETGIFKAPVASPVAVLADRLVGDEQVDRRVHGGPDKAVYAYDLDHYAFWEAQLPTTALTPGIFGENLTTSGLPDHAVCLGDTFAVGTAVLVALQPRLPCVKLGLRFNDEHFVKQFQAARRSGIYFGVRQPGQLQAGDALMLVERTAPGLTIQAITDQFYRPDKQADQLAALLAQPLLPAFFRESFQRMLQAC, from the coding sequence ATGAACGTTGTTTCCGTAAATGTCGGGCAGCCACGGGCCGTCCAGTGGAAGGGCCGGACCATCGAGACCGGTATTTTTAAAGCGCCCGTCGCCAGCCCGGTGGCCGTACTGGCCGACCGGCTGGTGGGCGACGAGCAAGTAGACCGGCGCGTGCACGGTGGTCCCGACAAAGCCGTGTATGCCTACGACCTGGACCACTACGCGTTCTGGGAGGCGCAGCTACCCACCACCGCCCTGACGCCCGGTATTTTCGGCGAGAACCTGACGACCAGTGGCCTGCCGGACCACGCCGTGTGCCTGGGCGATACGTTTGCCGTGGGCACGGCCGTGCTGGTGGCCTTGCAGCCGCGCCTGCCCTGCGTCAAGCTTGGCTTGCGCTTCAACGACGAGCACTTTGTCAAGCAGTTTCAGGCAGCCCGGCGCAGCGGGATCTATTTTGGCGTGCGGCAGCCGGGCCAGCTGCAGGCCGGCGATGCGCTCATGCTCGTGGAGCGCACCGCGCCCGGCCTGACCATTCAGGCCATTACCGACCAGTTCTACCGCCCCGATAAGCAAGCCGACCAGTTGGCGGCCCTGCTGGCGCAGCCCTTGCTGCCGGCTTTCTTCCGGGAAAGCTTTCAGCGCATGCTCCAGGCCTGCTGA
- a CDS encoding HD domain-containing protein — MAQTLLKQVAGVRLPDSTLAQQATELLLEHGTQFLYNHSLRVYVYGVLNGERAQVKFDPELLYISAVFHDLGLTKHYCSKHKRFEVDGADAARSFLQSHGIPAHDAQVVWDAIALHTTIGVAEWKEPEVALLYSGVGLDVMGDGYEHLSAEQREQVLAAFPRTGFKDNILQTFFGGFAHKPETTFGNIKADVAERFIPGYKSPNFCELVLNSPWSE; from the coding sequence ATGGCACAAACCCTTTTAAAGCAGGTGGCCGGCGTGCGCCTGCCCGATTCTACCCTGGCCCAGCAGGCCACCGAGCTGCTGCTGGAGCACGGCACCCAGTTTCTCTACAACCACTCCCTGCGGGTGTATGTGTACGGGGTGCTAAACGGAGAGCGGGCCCAAGTCAAGTTTGACCCGGAGCTGCTCTACATCAGCGCCGTTTTTCACGACCTGGGCCTGACCAAGCACTACTGCAGCAAGCACAAGCGCTTCGAAGTAGACGGCGCCGACGCGGCCCGCAGCTTTCTACAATCCCACGGTATTCCGGCCCACGACGCCCAGGTCGTCTGGGACGCCATTGCCCTGCACACCACCATCGGGGTGGCCGAGTGGAAAGAGCCTGAAGTTGCCTTGCTGTATTCGGGCGTGGGCCTGGATGTGATGGGCGACGGCTACGAACACCTGTCAGCTGAGCAGCGGGAGCAGGTGCTGGCGGCCTTCCCGCGCACGGGCTTCAAGGACAACATCCTGCAAACCTTCTTCGGCGGCTTTGCCCACAAGCCCGAAACGACCTTCGGCAACATCAAAGCCGACGTGGCCGAGCGCTTTATTCCGGGGTACAAAAGCCCGAATTTCTGTGAGCTGGTGCTCAACTCCCCCTGGAGCGAATAA
- a CDS encoding GlxA family transcriptional regulator: MPTILFLVPDQCTLLDLAGPVQVFEEARAQGADLQLAYAQYQPTPRSSAGLAFAAVPHFSTAMLEKGDLVVVPGIADGALSSLGNAEDQAFYTWLRRLPERGVAVCAVCSGAFVLGAAGLLQGRTCTTHWQHVGALQQAFPDSRVLADRLFVHDRGVYTSAGIAAGIDLALALLEERFGPLLAYKVSRHLVLYYRRNGVHGQVSVYLDHRNHLHPGVHRAQDYLLDHLAENPTLEVLAEVAHSSPRNLTRLFRQHAGVSINEFSTKIRTEAARTLVATSSLTRQAIAERCGFRNPRQLQRLLARPT; encoded by the coding sequence ATGCCCACTATCCTATTCCTTGTTCCCGACCAGTGCACCCTATTGGATTTGGCTGGACCAGTGCAGGTCTTCGAAGAAGCCCGGGCCCAGGGCGCGGACCTGCAGCTGGCCTATGCGCAGTATCAGCCCACACCCCGCAGCTCCGCCGGGCTGGCTTTTGCGGCGGTACCTCATTTCAGTACTGCAATGCTCGAAAAGGGAGACTTAGTCGTGGTGCCCGGCATTGCCGATGGTGCTTTGTCCTCGCTAGGAAATGCTGAAGATCAAGCGTTTTATACCTGGCTTCGGCGGCTGCCCGAGCGTGGGGTGGCCGTGTGCGCCGTGTGCTCAGGGGCCTTTGTGCTGGGCGCTGCGGGCTTACTGCAAGGCCGCACCTGCACCACGCACTGGCAGCACGTAGGCGCCCTGCAGCAGGCCTTTCCCGACAGTCGGGTGCTGGCGGACCGGCTGTTTGTGCACGACCGGGGCGTATACACCAGCGCGGGTATTGCAGCCGGTATCGACCTGGCGCTGGCGCTGCTGGAAGAGCGGTTCGGGCCCCTTTTGGCGTACAAGGTCAGCCGCCACTTAGTGCTGTACTACCGCCGCAACGGGGTGCACGGGCAGGTAAGCGTGTACCTCGACCACCGCAACCACCTGCACCCGGGCGTGCACCGGGCCCAGGACTATTTGCTCGACCACCTGGCCGAAAATCCGACCCTGGAAGTTTTGGCGGAAGTAGCCCACAGCAGTCCGCGCAATCTGACGCGCTTGTTTCGGCAGCACGCTGGGGTGAGCATCAATGAGTTTTCCACCAAAATCCGGACCGAGGCTGCCCGCACGCTCGTGGCTACTTCCAGCCTGACGCGCCAAGCCATTGCGGAGCGCTGCGGCTTCCGCAACCCCCGCCAGCTGCAACGCCTGCTGGCCCGCCCGACCTAA
- a CDS encoding DUF4136 domain-containing protein translates to MKRTSILLFGLALALSGCFAAREARIESDYSYTGNFRRYRTYEFVTGQGLAADSSKLGEVLRDAIRTRMRVQGYKPARSRPDLLVMFRLFEGDMSFRGYAQEDMTRWMTTGMVEDDETPKEVRQGYQPVRMIMAEGTLLVTLIDNRTNRAVWNGYASGVTVPPGPQGEMVLRRSVRSIFDQYHVFTEGYLDGASQ, encoded by the coding sequence ATGAAACGGACTTCTATTCTGCTTTTCGGGCTTGCCCTGGCTCTTTCTGGCTGTTTTGCGGCGCGTGAGGCGCGCATTGAGTCTGATTATAGTTATACCGGCAATTTCCGGCGCTACCGCACCTACGAGTTCGTTACCGGTCAGGGCCTGGCCGCCGATTCCAGCAAGCTGGGCGAGGTACTACGCGACGCCATCCGGACGCGTATGCGGGTGCAGGGCTACAAGCCGGCCCGCAGCCGCCCCGATCTGCTGGTGATGTTTCGGCTGTTTGAAGGCGACATGTCCTTCCGCGGCTACGCCCAGGAAGACATGACCCGCTGGATGACCACGGGCATGGTAGAGGATGACGAAACGCCCAAAGAAGTACGCCAGGGCTACCAGCCGGTGCGCATGATTATGGCCGAAGGCACCTTGCTGGTAACTCTCATCGACAACCGCACCAACCGGGCCGTATGGAACGGTTACGCTTCGGGCGTGACGGTGCCGCCCGGACCCCAGGGCGAAATGGTGCTACGCCGCTCCGTGCGCTCCATCTTCGACCAATACCACGTCTTCACCGAAGGCTACCTCGACGGCGCCAGCCAGTAG
- a CDS encoding XdhC family protein: MEQFSATPSLPRDFPVWQHVAGCLHRHEPVTLLCVLSSSGSSPGRQGFKMSVSAGSMAGSIGGGIMEHKFVELARARMLEGQNKPFIRSQIHRKEAAEDRSGMICSGEQVLLVYPVQPMDLPTVEAVLGALRQLRRATLRITATGLTLQDDALGTNFYFYSPGPDWQYHEQLGFRDALTIVGGGHVALALSRVAATLDFEITVLDDRAGLNTHQQNPYAHHKRTVQYDTLAEQVAQGPNQYVVIMTFGYRPDEVALRQLLTHQVKYLGLMGSGAKIKELLGSLRASGYSAADLDHLRAPIGLSIHSRTPEEIAISVAAELIQVRNAGS, encoded by the coding sequence GTGGAGCAGTTTTCCGCCACCCCTTCCCTCCCGCGCGACTTTCCGGTGTGGCAGCATGTGGCTGGCTGTTTGCACCGCCATGAGCCCGTAACCCTGCTCTGCGTGCTGAGCAGCTCTGGCAGCAGTCCTGGCCGCCAGGGCTTCAAGATGAGCGTATCGGCCGGCAGCATGGCGGGCTCCATTGGCGGCGGCATCATGGAGCATAAGTTTGTGGAGCTAGCCCGGGCCCGGATGTTGGAAGGACAAAACAAGCCGTTTATCCGCTCCCAGATTCACCGCAAGGAAGCCGCCGAGGACCGCTCCGGCATGATTTGCTCGGGCGAGCAGGTCTTGCTGGTTTACCCCGTGCAGCCCATGGATTTGCCGACCGTAGAAGCCGTGTTAGGCGCCCTGCGGCAGCTTCGGCGGGCTACGTTGCGCATCACGGCAACTGGTCTGACCTTGCAGGATGACGCTCTAGGCACCAACTTTTACTTCTACAGCCCTGGCCCCGACTGGCAGTACCACGAGCAGCTCGGATTCCGCGACGCGCTGACAATTGTGGGCGGCGGGCACGTAGCCCTGGCCTTATCGAGGGTGGCGGCCACGCTGGACTTCGAAATTACGGTACTCGATGACCGGGCCGGCCTGAATACTCACCAGCAAAACCCCTACGCCCACCACAAGCGCACGGTGCAATACGACACGCTGGCGGAGCAAGTAGCTCAGGGGCCGAACCAGTATGTAGTAATTATGACCTTCGGTTACCGGCCCGACGAGGTGGCCTTGCGCCAACTCCTGACCCATCAGGTCAAGTACCTGGGCCTGATGGGCAGCGGGGCCAAAATAAAAGAGCTGCTGGGCAGCCTGCGCGCGTCGGGTTACTCCGCAGCGGATCTGGACCACCTGCGTGCCCCCATTGGCCTTTCAATTCACAGCCGCACACCCGAGGAAATTGCCATCAGCGTAGCTGCTGAGCTGATTCAGGTGCGCAACGCGGGTAGTTGA